In Mangifera indica cultivar Alphonso unplaced genomic scaffold, CATAS_Mindica_2.1 Un_0111, whole genome shotgun sequence, the following are encoded in one genomic region:
- the LOC123207844 gene encoding probable helicase CHR10 isoform X3 produces the protein MGLGKTLQAIALLSYLKMNQMSPGPFLVLCPLSVTDGWVSEMAKFAPKLKVLKYVGEKEHRRSLRKTMCEQVIEKSSLSDVSSLPCDILLTTYDIALVDQDFLCQIPWHYAIIDEAQRLKNPSSILYKVLRERFLIPRRLLMTGTPIQNNLSELWALMHFCMPSVFGTLEEFLSTFNEAGHCLSAKGGFRSLKCILHAFMLRRTKSELIKSGSLRLPPLTEITTMAPMVSLQKKVYTSILRKELPKLLVLSSGGVSNHQSLQNIVIQLRKACSHPYLFPGIEPEPFEEGEHLVQASGKLVILDQLLQKLYASKHRVLLFAQMTHTLDILQDFLELRKYSYERLDGSVRAEERFAAIRNFSASSSMRSSEANGNDAFVFMISTRAGGVGLNLVAADTVIFYEQDWNPQVDKQALQRAHRIGQMNHVLSINLVTRHSVEEVIMRRAERKLQLSHNVVGEDVMHEEEKEKTRVEMGDLKSVIFGLHMFDPKEINNEESDGLKLSELNTMAEKVIAMRHEKIPVEAGQKLEVSPVDLLDGSDLGQGTSASVLFDPGLDEASYLSWVEQFKQASQISINSVLELGGRRKIPEDKNLKFEAARKKVEEKKLAKWEAYGYHSLSVEDPICPADGDTMSQSGSVQFVYGDCTDPSKICPSEPAVIFSCVDNSGNWGNGGMFDALVKLSTNIADAYQRASEFGDLHLGDLHLIRINEDCDEGSINNAPQWVALAVVQTYNPRRKVPRSDISIPDLECCLSKAAFSAAQNSASMHMPRIGYQGGFDRSLWYSVERLLRKYASIYAIKIFVYYYRRSS, from the exons ATGGGACTTGGAAAAACTCTACAAGCCATAGCTTTATTGAGCTATTTGAAGATGAATCAGATGTCACCTGGGCCATTCT TGGTTTTGTGTCCACTAAGTGTGACAGATGGTTGGGTGTCTGAGATGGCCAAATTCGCTCCAAAACTTAAAGTTCTTAAATATGTGGGTGAGAAAGAACACCGGCGCAGTTTACGCAAAACAATGTGTGAGCAAGTGATAGAGAAGTCCTCATTGTCTGAT GTATCATCATTGCCTTGTGATATACTGTTGACAACATATGACATAGCCTTGGTGGATCAGGATTTTCTATGTCAAATACCTTGGCACTATGCCATAATTGATGAAGCCCAGAGACTAAAAAACCCTTCCAGT ATTCTATACAAAGTCCTCAGAGAGCGTTTTCTCATACCGAGAAGATTGTTGATGACTGGCACACCtatacaaaataatctttcCGAGCTTTGGGCCTTGATGCATTTTTGTATGCCTTCAGTATTTGGGACACTGGAAGAGTTCCTTTCTACTTTTAATGAAGCAGGACATTGCTTATCAG cCAAGGGAGGGTTTAGGAGTTTGAAATGTATATTGCATGCCTTCATGCTCCGGCGGACAAAATCTGAACTGATCAAGTCTGGAAGTTTAAGGCTGCCACCTCTTACTGAGATAACAAC GATGGCTCCTATGGTCTCGTTGCAAAAGAAAGTGTATACTTCAATATTGAGGAAGGAGCTACCAAAACTTCTAGTACTGTCTTCTGGTGGTGTTTCTAACCATCAGTCTTTGCAGAATATA GTAATACAACTGCGAAAGGCATGTAGTCATCCTTATCTCTTTCCTGGTATTGAGCCCGAACCTTTTGAAGAAGGAGAACACCTGGTTCAG GCTAGCGGTAAACTTGTAATTTTGGACCAACTACTTCAAAAGTTGTATGCTTCTAAGCATCGTGTTCTTCTCTTTGCTCAGATGACCCATACACTTGACATTTTACAG GATTTTTTGGAGTTACGAAAATATTCCTATGAGCGTCTTGATGGATCGGTTCGGGCTGAGGAGCGTTTTGCTGCGATAAGAAATTTCAGTGCTTCATCATCTATGAGGAGTTCTGAAGCTAATGGAAATGATGCTTTTGTTTTTATGATCTCCACAAGAGCTGGTGGAGTTGGTTTGAACCTCGTAGCTGCTGATACT GTTATCTTCTATGAGCAAGATTGGAATCCTCAGGTGGACAAACAAGCTCTGCAGCGGGCACATCGGATTGGTCAAATGAATCATGTGTTGTCTATTAACCTTGTAACTAGACACAGTGTGGAGGAG GTTATCATGCGAAGAGCTGAGAGGAAGTTGCAACTTAGCCATAATGTTGTAGGAGAAGATGTTATGCAcgaggaagagaaagaaaaaaccaGAGTTGAAATGGGTGATTTGAAATCTGTTATATTTGGGTTACATATGTTTGATCCTAAAGAAatcaacaatgaagaatcagaTGGCTTGAAGTTGTCTGAATTAAATACCATGGCAGAGAAGGTAATTGCAATGCGCCATGAAAAAATACCAGTTGAGGCTGGCCAGAAGCTCGAAGTCAGTCCAGTGGATCTTTTGGATGGAAGTGATCTTGGGCAGGGAACTTCTGCTTCTGTGCTTTTTGATCCTGGTCTTGACGAGGCTTCATATCTCTCATGGGTTGAACAGTTCAAACAGGCATCACAAATAAGCATTAATTCTGTTCTGGAGTTGGGAGGTAGAAGGAAAATACCTGAggataagaatttgaaatttgaggCCGCTAGAAAGAAGGTTGAAGAAAAGAAGTTGGCTAAATGGGAGGCCTATGGATACCATTCATTGTCTGTTGAAGATCCTATATGCCCAGCAGATGGTGATACAATGTCACAATCAGGCTCTGTTCAATTTGTTTACGGAGATTGTACGGATCCTTCAAAAATTTGTCCATCTGAGCCTGCTGTTATATTCAG TTGTGTTGATAACTCTGGAAACTGGGGGAATGGAGGGATGTTTGATGCATTAGTAAAACTTTCTACAAACATTGCTGATGCATATCAGAGGGCTTCTGAATTTGGGGACCTTCATCTTGGTGATCTCCATCTTATAAGAATCAATG AGGATTGTGATGAAGGGAGTATAAACAATGCTCCTCAGTGGGTGGCTTTGGCTGTTGTACAAACATATAATCCAAGACGTAAAGTCCCTCGGAGTGATATATCTATTCCTGACCTGGAATGTTGTTTATCAAAGGCGGCATTCTCAGCAGCTCAAAATTCTG CTTCAATGCACATGCCACGAATCGGTTATCAAGGTGGATTTGATCGGTCACTGTGGTACAGTGTGGAGCGGCTTCTACGAAAATATGCTTCTATTTATGCCATAAAGATTTTTGT ATACTATTACCGACGGTCATCTTGA
- the LOC123207844 gene encoding probable helicase CHR10 isoform X1: MKYKQRLITAAKIILEDDARGGLLCGNSTDFGVTATLKLHQTEGIRWLIRRYLLGVNVILGDEMGLGKTLQAIALLSYLKMNQMSPGPFLVLCPLSVTDGWVSEMAKFAPKLKVLKYVGEKEHRRSLRKTMCEQVIEKSSLSDVSSLPCDILLTTYDIALVDQDFLCQIPWHYAIIDEAQRLKNPSSILYKVLRERFLIPRRLLMTGTPIQNNLSELWALMHFCMPSVFGTLEEFLSTFNEAGHCLSAKGGFRSLKCILHAFMLRRTKSELIKSGSLRLPPLTEITTMAPMVSLQKKVYTSILRKELPKLLVLSSGGVSNHQSLQNIVIQLRKACSHPYLFPGIEPEPFEEGEHLVQASGKLVILDQLLQKLYASKHRVLLFAQMTHTLDILQDFLELRKYSYERLDGSVRAEERFAAIRNFSASSSMRSSEANGNDAFVFMISTRAGGVGLNLVAADTVIFYEQDWNPQVDKQALQRAHRIGQMNHVLSINLVTRHSVEEVIMRRAERKLQLSHNVVGEDVMHEEEKEKTRVEMGDLKSVIFGLHMFDPKEINNEESDGLKLSELNTMAEKVIAMRHEKIPVEAGQKLEVSPVDLLDGSDLGQGTSASVLFDPGLDEASYLSWVEQFKQASQISINSVLELGGRRKIPEDKNLKFEAARKKVEEKKLAKWEAYGYHSLSVEDPICPADGDTMSQSGSVQFVYGDCTDPSKICPSEPAVIFSCVDNSGNWGNGGMFDALVKLSTNIADAYQRASEFGDLHLGDLHLIRINEDCDEGSINNAPQWVALAVVQTYNPRRKVPRSDISIPDLECCLSKAAFSAAQNSASMHMPRIGYQGGFDRSLWYSVERLLRKYASIYAIKIFVYYYRRSS; this comes from the exons ATGAAATACAAGCAGAGGCTTATAACAGCAGCAAAAATTATACTTGAAGACGATGCACGTGGAGGACTCTTGTGTGGGAATTCTACCGACTTTGGTGTCACCGCCACGTTGAAACTTCACCAAACGGAGGGAATTCGCTGGCTCATACGGAGATATCTTCTGGGCGTCAATGTTATTCTTG GAGATGAG ATGGGACTTGGAAAAACTCTACAAGCCATAGCTTTATTGAGCTATTTGAAGATGAATCAGATGTCACCTGGGCCATTCT TGGTTTTGTGTCCACTAAGTGTGACAGATGGTTGGGTGTCTGAGATGGCCAAATTCGCTCCAAAACTTAAAGTTCTTAAATATGTGGGTGAGAAAGAACACCGGCGCAGTTTACGCAAAACAATGTGTGAGCAAGTGATAGAGAAGTCCTCATTGTCTGAT GTATCATCATTGCCTTGTGATATACTGTTGACAACATATGACATAGCCTTGGTGGATCAGGATTTTCTATGTCAAATACCTTGGCACTATGCCATAATTGATGAAGCCCAGAGACTAAAAAACCCTTCCAGT ATTCTATACAAAGTCCTCAGAGAGCGTTTTCTCATACCGAGAAGATTGTTGATGACTGGCACACCtatacaaaataatctttcCGAGCTTTGGGCCTTGATGCATTTTTGTATGCCTTCAGTATTTGGGACACTGGAAGAGTTCCTTTCTACTTTTAATGAAGCAGGACATTGCTTATCAG cCAAGGGAGGGTTTAGGAGTTTGAAATGTATATTGCATGCCTTCATGCTCCGGCGGACAAAATCTGAACTGATCAAGTCTGGAAGTTTAAGGCTGCCACCTCTTACTGAGATAACAAC GATGGCTCCTATGGTCTCGTTGCAAAAGAAAGTGTATACTTCAATATTGAGGAAGGAGCTACCAAAACTTCTAGTACTGTCTTCTGGTGGTGTTTCTAACCATCAGTCTTTGCAGAATATA GTAATACAACTGCGAAAGGCATGTAGTCATCCTTATCTCTTTCCTGGTATTGAGCCCGAACCTTTTGAAGAAGGAGAACACCTGGTTCAG GCTAGCGGTAAACTTGTAATTTTGGACCAACTACTTCAAAAGTTGTATGCTTCTAAGCATCGTGTTCTTCTCTTTGCTCAGATGACCCATACACTTGACATTTTACAG GATTTTTTGGAGTTACGAAAATATTCCTATGAGCGTCTTGATGGATCGGTTCGGGCTGAGGAGCGTTTTGCTGCGATAAGAAATTTCAGTGCTTCATCATCTATGAGGAGTTCTGAAGCTAATGGAAATGATGCTTTTGTTTTTATGATCTCCACAAGAGCTGGTGGAGTTGGTTTGAACCTCGTAGCTGCTGATACT GTTATCTTCTATGAGCAAGATTGGAATCCTCAGGTGGACAAACAAGCTCTGCAGCGGGCACATCGGATTGGTCAAATGAATCATGTGTTGTCTATTAACCTTGTAACTAGACACAGTGTGGAGGAG GTTATCATGCGAAGAGCTGAGAGGAAGTTGCAACTTAGCCATAATGTTGTAGGAGAAGATGTTATGCAcgaggaagagaaagaaaaaaccaGAGTTGAAATGGGTGATTTGAAATCTGTTATATTTGGGTTACATATGTTTGATCCTAAAGAAatcaacaatgaagaatcagaTGGCTTGAAGTTGTCTGAATTAAATACCATGGCAGAGAAGGTAATTGCAATGCGCCATGAAAAAATACCAGTTGAGGCTGGCCAGAAGCTCGAAGTCAGTCCAGTGGATCTTTTGGATGGAAGTGATCTTGGGCAGGGAACTTCTGCTTCTGTGCTTTTTGATCCTGGTCTTGACGAGGCTTCATATCTCTCATGGGTTGAACAGTTCAAACAGGCATCACAAATAAGCATTAATTCTGTTCTGGAGTTGGGAGGTAGAAGGAAAATACCTGAggataagaatttgaaatttgaggCCGCTAGAAAGAAGGTTGAAGAAAAGAAGTTGGCTAAATGGGAGGCCTATGGATACCATTCATTGTCTGTTGAAGATCCTATATGCCCAGCAGATGGTGATACAATGTCACAATCAGGCTCTGTTCAATTTGTTTACGGAGATTGTACGGATCCTTCAAAAATTTGTCCATCTGAGCCTGCTGTTATATTCAG TTGTGTTGATAACTCTGGAAACTGGGGGAATGGAGGGATGTTTGATGCATTAGTAAAACTTTCTACAAACATTGCTGATGCATATCAGAGGGCTTCTGAATTTGGGGACCTTCATCTTGGTGATCTCCATCTTATAAGAATCAATG AGGATTGTGATGAAGGGAGTATAAACAATGCTCCTCAGTGGGTGGCTTTGGCTGTTGTACAAACATATAATCCAAGACGTAAAGTCCCTCGGAGTGATATATCTATTCCTGACCTGGAATGTTGTTTATCAAAGGCGGCATTCTCAGCAGCTCAAAATTCTG CTTCAATGCACATGCCACGAATCGGTTATCAAGGTGGATTTGATCGGTCACTGTGGTACAGTGTGGAGCGGCTTCTACGAAAATATGCTTCTATTTATGCCATAAAGATTTTTGT ATACTATTACCGACGGTCATCTTGA
- the LOC123207844 gene encoding probable helicase CHR10 isoform X2, whose amino-acid sequence MLFLMGLGKTLQAIALLSYLKMNQMSPGPFLVLCPLSVTDGWVSEMAKFAPKLKVLKYVGEKEHRRSLRKTMCEQVIEKSSLSDVSSLPCDILLTTYDIALVDQDFLCQIPWHYAIIDEAQRLKNPSSILYKVLRERFLIPRRLLMTGTPIQNNLSELWALMHFCMPSVFGTLEEFLSTFNEAGHCLSAKGGFRSLKCILHAFMLRRTKSELIKSGSLRLPPLTEITTMAPMVSLQKKVYTSILRKELPKLLVLSSGGVSNHQSLQNIVIQLRKACSHPYLFPGIEPEPFEEGEHLVQASGKLVILDQLLQKLYASKHRVLLFAQMTHTLDILQDFLELRKYSYERLDGSVRAEERFAAIRNFSASSSMRSSEANGNDAFVFMISTRAGGVGLNLVAADTVIFYEQDWNPQVDKQALQRAHRIGQMNHVLSINLVTRHSVEEVIMRRAERKLQLSHNVVGEDVMHEEEKEKTRVEMGDLKSVIFGLHMFDPKEINNEESDGLKLSELNTMAEKVIAMRHEKIPVEAGQKLEVSPVDLLDGSDLGQGTSASVLFDPGLDEASYLSWVEQFKQASQISINSVLELGGRRKIPEDKNLKFEAARKKVEEKKLAKWEAYGYHSLSVEDPICPADGDTMSQSGSVQFVYGDCTDPSKICPSEPAVIFSCVDNSGNWGNGGMFDALVKLSTNIADAYQRASEFGDLHLGDLHLIRINEDCDEGSINNAPQWVALAVVQTYNPRRKVPRSDISIPDLECCLSKAAFSAAQNSASMHMPRIGYQGGFDRSLWYSVERLLRKYASIYAIKIFVYYYRRSS is encoded by the exons ATGTTATTCTTG ATGGGACTTGGAAAAACTCTACAAGCCATAGCTTTATTGAGCTATTTGAAGATGAATCAGATGTCACCTGGGCCATTCT TGGTTTTGTGTCCACTAAGTGTGACAGATGGTTGGGTGTCTGAGATGGCCAAATTCGCTCCAAAACTTAAAGTTCTTAAATATGTGGGTGAGAAAGAACACCGGCGCAGTTTACGCAAAACAATGTGTGAGCAAGTGATAGAGAAGTCCTCATTGTCTGAT GTATCATCATTGCCTTGTGATATACTGTTGACAACATATGACATAGCCTTGGTGGATCAGGATTTTCTATGTCAAATACCTTGGCACTATGCCATAATTGATGAAGCCCAGAGACTAAAAAACCCTTCCAGT ATTCTATACAAAGTCCTCAGAGAGCGTTTTCTCATACCGAGAAGATTGTTGATGACTGGCACACCtatacaaaataatctttcCGAGCTTTGGGCCTTGATGCATTTTTGTATGCCTTCAGTATTTGGGACACTGGAAGAGTTCCTTTCTACTTTTAATGAAGCAGGACATTGCTTATCAG cCAAGGGAGGGTTTAGGAGTTTGAAATGTATATTGCATGCCTTCATGCTCCGGCGGACAAAATCTGAACTGATCAAGTCTGGAAGTTTAAGGCTGCCACCTCTTACTGAGATAACAAC GATGGCTCCTATGGTCTCGTTGCAAAAGAAAGTGTATACTTCAATATTGAGGAAGGAGCTACCAAAACTTCTAGTACTGTCTTCTGGTGGTGTTTCTAACCATCAGTCTTTGCAGAATATA GTAATACAACTGCGAAAGGCATGTAGTCATCCTTATCTCTTTCCTGGTATTGAGCCCGAACCTTTTGAAGAAGGAGAACACCTGGTTCAG GCTAGCGGTAAACTTGTAATTTTGGACCAACTACTTCAAAAGTTGTATGCTTCTAAGCATCGTGTTCTTCTCTTTGCTCAGATGACCCATACACTTGACATTTTACAG GATTTTTTGGAGTTACGAAAATATTCCTATGAGCGTCTTGATGGATCGGTTCGGGCTGAGGAGCGTTTTGCTGCGATAAGAAATTTCAGTGCTTCATCATCTATGAGGAGTTCTGAAGCTAATGGAAATGATGCTTTTGTTTTTATGATCTCCACAAGAGCTGGTGGAGTTGGTTTGAACCTCGTAGCTGCTGATACT GTTATCTTCTATGAGCAAGATTGGAATCCTCAGGTGGACAAACAAGCTCTGCAGCGGGCACATCGGATTGGTCAAATGAATCATGTGTTGTCTATTAACCTTGTAACTAGACACAGTGTGGAGGAG GTTATCATGCGAAGAGCTGAGAGGAAGTTGCAACTTAGCCATAATGTTGTAGGAGAAGATGTTATGCAcgaggaagagaaagaaaaaaccaGAGTTGAAATGGGTGATTTGAAATCTGTTATATTTGGGTTACATATGTTTGATCCTAAAGAAatcaacaatgaagaatcagaTGGCTTGAAGTTGTCTGAATTAAATACCATGGCAGAGAAGGTAATTGCAATGCGCCATGAAAAAATACCAGTTGAGGCTGGCCAGAAGCTCGAAGTCAGTCCAGTGGATCTTTTGGATGGAAGTGATCTTGGGCAGGGAACTTCTGCTTCTGTGCTTTTTGATCCTGGTCTTGACGAGGCTTCATATCTCTCATGGGTTGAACAGTTCAAACAGGCATCACAAATAAGCATTAATTCTGTTCTGGAGTTGGGAGGTAGAAGGAAAATACCTGAggataagaatttgaaatttgaggCCGCTAGAAAGAAGGTTGAAGAAAAGAAGTTGGCTAAATGGGAGGCCTATGGATACCATTCATTGTCTGTTGAAGATCCTATATGCCCAGCAGATGGTGATACAATGTCACAATCAGGCTCTGTTCAATTTGTTTACGGAGATTGTACGGATCCTTCAAAAATTTGTCCATCTGAGCCTGCTGTTATATTCAG TTGTGTTGATAACTCTGGAAACTGGGGGAATGGAGGGATGTTTGATGCATTAGTAAAACTTTCTACAAACATTGCTGATGCATATCAGAGGGCTTCTGAATTTGGGGACCTTCATCTTGGTGATCTCCATCTTATAAGAATCAATG AGGATTGTGATGAAGGGAGTATAAACAATGCTCCTCAGTGGGTGGCTTTGGCTGTTGTACAAACATATAATCCAAGACGTAAAGTCCCTCGGAGTGATATATCTATTCCTGACCTGGAATGTTGTTTATCAAAGGCGGCATTCTCAGCAGCTCAAAATTCTG CTTCAATGCACATGCCACGAATCGGTTATCAAGGTGGATTTGATCGGTCACTGTGGTACAGTGTGGAGCGGCTTCTACGAAAATATGCTTCTATTTATGCCATAAAGATTTTTGT ATACTATTACCGACGGTCATCTTGA